Within Paenibacillus sp. RUD330, the genomic segment AGGTTCAGCAGCTTCGGAAGCCGTGCTCCGCCTGCGCTGTGGGCGGTCACGTAGATGCCTTTGACGGCGGGGGAGTCCGGCTGCGGATCCTTCTTGACGAAGTCGGCTCCGCCGGCATCCGGCGCCTGCACTTCTTTGGCCGGAACGGCCATGACCTCCTTGCCTGCGGCGGCATTGAGGTAGGTGGCCATCATCCCATGGGATGCGTCTGCCTGCTGGCCGGTTCCTCCGGAGAGGAGCTGCATGAGGAGCAGCAGCGTCGAGTAAACCATTTCCATTCTATTCTCTCCCTATGTACTCTTCTCTTGAGATTATAAAACAGAATGGGGATGGCTGACACAAGAAATTTCATGCAAGTTGTTGAATAGGGACGAATGGTGTCTATCCGCAACCGTATTGGAGCTTGGGGTTGCATTTGTAAATTCGCGCAACCAAAAAACCCGCCTCGAGGAGAGGCGGGCAGCCAGGCGCATTCGGAACGGGATGTTCCTATTCCTCGGGCTTTCGCCTTGGGAGGCGAAGCCTGCAGGCAGGGCCGGGCATTTAATGCAAAAGCGTTTGTTTCTGGTATTCACAAATGCTTTGCTGGACGATTTCCATTGCATCGGCCGGTTCCAGAACCGAAAATCCGTCCCGCAGGACGATTTTGAGGCCAAGCTCATGCTCCGTGAGGAAGGAATGAAGCTCAGGCGCCAATTTTTCCACAATCCTCGACAGTTTGACCGTTTCCATATCCACCTTGCATCACCCTTTCTCATCGATGTGTTCAGGGCAGAACGCTGGGCATGAAACATGAACTACGGGATAGGGTCAGTATACCATCTCAAGGCCGCCATTCAAAGGGAAGCGGAGAGAAATCCGCTGCTGCCCCCAGAACATCCGTTCAATTCCCATTGCGCCTGAAATCGCCGAGAATGCCGACCGTCTCCACGATATTGACGAAAGCCTTGGGATCGAGCTTGCGCACCATCCGTTTCAGCTCGTCCAGCTCGTAGCGGGTCGTGACGGTCATCAGCATGTCGTTTTCCTCGGAGGTGAACGCTCCCCGTGTACGGATGACGGTGACTCCCCGGGGCCGCGCAAGCATCTGCTGGAGCATGTCCTCCGTGCGCTTGGTGATGATGAACACGGTTACTTTGAGATGGCGGATATGGACGATATCCACGATTTTCCCGGCGGTAAAAATCGAAATGAGCGAATATAAAGCGATTTCGGCGTTGCGGGTGAACGCGACGAGAATGACGATCACAAGGCCGTTGAGAAGAAAGATCAACATCCCGACGGGAAGATCGCGGGTGCGGCTGACGATGGAGGCGATGACG encodes:
- a CDS encoding YitT family protein, whose product is MKPMRGALSWLSVTAGSLMIAAAFNLLLIPHQLLSGGISGISMMIGYLTNSNIGWLYLVLNIPVLVWGWFTLGKRFVGWSAYSVAAASLFMQLVPVEMLARDILLGSVFGGIVLGFGTGLCLRAGGSSGGFDVIASIVSRTRDLPVGMLIFLLNGLVIVILVAFTRNAEIALYSLISIFTAGKIVDIVHIRHLKVTVFIITKRTEDMLQQMLARPRGVTVIRTRGAFTSEENDMLMTVTTRYELDELKRMVRKLDPKAFVNIVETVGILGDFRRNGN